The window ACAGGTTGGGTTAACCCGAATCCTTTATAGCTAAGGCGGGCAGCATCAATTCCTTTTCCTGCAATATAATCATATACTGATTTTGCACGATTTTCAGATAGTGTCATATTAAAATCGGTGCCACTAATATTATCAGTATGTCCATGAATAGCTACTTTTATATTAGGATGGTCATTCAGAAAATCAATAAAGCCATCAATGATCAGTTTGCTGTTTTCCGAAAGTTCAAAACTGCCATAATCAAAATAGATATCATTAAGTTTATATGTTTCACCAACAGCAATAGGTTTAATATCAAAATCAACTTTTACATTTGTATTTTCAGTAACAGCAGTATCTTCTTTCGAAATATATTTGGAAGAATATGCATAATCGTCTTTTTTCACTGTAAGCATATAATCGTTTTTCATCAAAGCGGCTATCACATATTTTCCTGTAATGGAATCCACTTCAACCTCGGTAACCTGCTTCGTCTTTACATTTTTTAATTCAACCTTTGCACTCGTGGGAATATCTTTCTGTTCATCTTTAATGTTCCCTTTTATCAGATGCACTGTAGTATCGGGCCTTGCTTCAGGATATAAATCAAAGGAATAAACATCCCACCCACCGGGACCTTTAAATCGCGTAATATCATTTGATGCAAAATATCCATAATGTCCGTCCGTGCTAACAAAAAAACCAACATCATCGCCTTCAGAGTTTATCGGGTAACCTATATTGGTTGGCTTACCGAATTTCCCATTTGCTTCTTTTTTTGAATAATAAATATCATAACCTCCTAAACCCGGCCATCCTGTAGATGAGAAATATAAGGTTTGATTATCGGTATGAATAAAAGGTGATTTTTCGTTACCGGAAGTATTAATATTGGGTCCCAGATTTTCGGGCACACTCCAACTGCTATCCTGCTTATGAGTTACATAGATATCATATCCACCATATCCTCCATCTCTGTCGCTCAGAAAATATAAATCTTTTCCATCGCTTGAAATTGACGGTTGCGATTCCCATGTTTTATCAT is drawn from Bacteroidales bacterium and contains these coding sequences:
- a CDS encoding OmpA family protein — translated: MKKNIYKVFLIVFVLFFLPKYAVFSQEDGEETNDDCKVKNKKAEKIYKDGYAEFKNHSYTTAAKFFKEAIDEEPGYVEAYYGLAKIFTFQEKYSTAKKYYLKVAELCPSYDIYVFYYLGQIYLGAEKYDSANYYMNEFTKGVENLTPEKQKLYKNLDKDFSHADSVKYYSKNMTSIMSKTVPFNPVYVKGVSSVSDEYLPIITPDNEMCLYTRKSATKTKSVYADAKLVYTEKFMYSKRKDGSFDEGYEMPSPFNENSNEGGATLTIDNKYLFYTVCKYLTDKDNKAYFNCDICTSTFTNGSWSEIKSVSPKVNNDKTWESQPSISSDGKDLYFLSDRDGGYGGYDIYVTHKQDSSWSVPENLGPNINTSGNEKSPFIHTDNQTLYFSSTGWPGLGGYDIYYSKKEANGKFGKPTNIGYPINSEGDDVGFFVSTDGHYGYFASNDITRFKGPGGWDVYSFDLYPEARPDTTVHLIKGNIKDEQKDIPTSAKVELKNVKTKQVTEVEVDSITGKYVIAALMKNDYMLTVKKDDYAYSSKYISKEDTAVTENTNVKVDFDIKPIAVGETYKLNDIYFDYGSFELSENSKLIIDGFIDFLNDHPNIKVAIHGHTDNISGTDFNMTLSENRAKSVYDYIAGKGIDAARLSYKGFGLTQPVASNDTEQGRAKNRRTEFVITEK